One window of the Anopheles cruzii chromosome 2, idAnoCruzAS_RS32_06, whole genome shotgun sequence genome contains the following:
- the LOC128278253 gene encoding solute carrier family 12 member 8, protein MPNRTNVDWSRYGLGGDDSSPTERNRTSRASGGGGSGGFVDLGNEYDYGAGGHHASGRDEIFAEDQGDKPWWRSNFFISQPVLFGTWDGVFTSCLINIFGVIVFLRSGWIVAEAGIMHAILIIFCAVGIALVSVLSAVGICERCRVESGGVYFLIAHTLGSRFGGSLGLLYCFGQAVGCALNVLGFGESIAGLVGLEGNQWAVRGFAIAAVLLLGVINVAGVKWVVKLQFALLIVILMSALDFMVGSFVGEAPEHGFDGWGSGNMALNLWSSYTTGTSWFTVFGVFFPTITGILSGINMSGDLRAPSTDIPNGTLAALSTSTFLYMVFILFLGATCQRSHLLTDYQIAVKVSAVEFLLLAGIYVSSMSSCLGAMYGTPRVLQSIANENVIPGIGKLGKGRGPNKVPLYAMAVVAGVTTTFIIIGDINTLAPIVTMPFLLTYACIDYSYFALAQTFDIQSNREERFRIQAQSPLYETRNYGATGNNDYHESNDLDQLFPERTRHKNLGTPTNSPQHVPSAGDRETASRSQPIATITNATTNHNNATNITGNGIPHSSSLTSGDSEVIFRDGSTTNANSLSDADDEPIAPIRPPIHSKTKNWYSGFCNRWASLLGACIKVLVMLLVNWVYALVCIGTVFVVWFYVGTANPAVKPGLAHEFRFFVWIKNVVFRCFGKRVNDYEQVVVTQSCPNVNLASAQLNEENDDFASRRRYHQTAIVQGRYVDEV, encoded by the exons ATGCCCAACCGGACGAACGTTGACTGGTCCAG GTACGGACTCGGCGGCGATGATTCAtcaccgacggaacggaaccgcacGAGTCGagccagcggcggtggcggcagtggcggaTTCGTCGATCTGGGCAACGAGTACGattacggtgccggtgggcACCATGCGTCGGGGCGGGATGAGATCTTCGCCGAAGATCAGGGCGACAAGCCGTGGTGGCGGAGCAACTTTTTCATATCGCAACCCGTACTGTTCGGCACCTGGGATGGCGTATTCACGTCCTGTCTGATCAACATCTTCGGCGTAATCGTGTTTCTCCGCTCCGGATGGATAGTGGCCGAGGCCGGCATTATGCACGCAATTCTGATCATCTTCTGTGCCGTCGGTATTGCGCTTGTGTCGGTACTGTCAGCGGTCGGCATTTGCGAGCGGTGCCGGGTGGAGAGTGGCGGCGTATATTTTCTGATCGCTCACACGCTTGGCTCGCGGTTCGGTGGATCGCTAGGCTTGCTGTACTGCTTCGGACAGGCCGTCGGATGTGCGTTGAATGTGCTCGGTTTCGGTGAATCGATTGCGGGCCTTGTCGGGCTGGAAGGGAACCAGTGGGCCGTCCGGGGTTTCGCGATAGCGGCCGTCCTCCTGCTCGGTGTGATCAACGTGGCGGGCGTAAAGTGGGTCGTGAAGCTGCAATTCGCTCTGCTGATTGTGATTCTGATGTCGGCGCTGGACTTTATGGTGGGCAGCTTCGTGGGAGAAGCGCCCGAGCACGGGTTCGACGGGTGGGGGTCTGGCAACATGGCCCTCAATCTGTGGTCCTCGTATACGACCGGTACTTCGTGGTTCACCGTGTTCGGAGTATTCTTTCCGACCATTACGGGCATATTGTCCGGCATTAACATGAGTGGCGACTTGCGTGCTCCGTCCACGGACATCCCTAACGGTACGCTGGCCGCCCTTAGCACGTCCACCTTTCTGTACATGGTGTTCATTCTGTTCCTTGGCGCCACCTGCCAGAGAAGTCACCTGTTAACGGACTATCAGATCGCGGTCAAGGTGTCAGCCGTGGAGTTTCTGTTGCTTGCCGGTATCTACGTTTCGAGTATGTCGTCGTGCCTCGGCGCAATGTACGGTACGCCACGTGTGCTCCAGAGTATAGCGAACGAGAACGTAATCCCAGGGATCGGCAAACTGGGTAAAGGGCGCGGTCCGAATAAGGTGCCGCTGTATGCGATGGCCGTTGTAGCCGGTGTCACGACaacgttcatcatcatcggcgacATCAATACGCTCGCTCCGATCGTGACCATGCCGTTTCTGCTGACGTACGCCTGTATCGACTATTCGTACTTTGCGTTAGCGCAAACGTTCGACATTCAGAGCAACCGTGAAGAGCGGTTCCGTATACAGGCGCAGAGTCCGCTGTATGAGACGAGGAATTACGGTGCGACCGGGAACAATGACTACCACGAGTCAAACGATCTCGATCAGTTGTTCCCTGAGCGGACACGCCATAAGAACCTTGGG ACACCAACCAACTCACCACAACATGTGCCTTCCGCGGGTGATCGTGAAACGGCTTCCCGATCGCAACCAATCGCGACCATCACCAATGCCACGACGAACCACAACAACGCTACTAACATCACCGGTAACGGTATACCTCACAGCAGCTCGCTGACCAGTGGTGACTCGGAAGTAATCTTCCGCGACGGTTCGACGACCAACGCCAATTCACTTAGCGATGCGGACGATGAACCAATCGCTCCGATCCGGCCACCGATTCACTCCAAGACGAAAAATTGGTACTCAGGTTTCTGTAACCGCTGGGCCTCGCTGTTGGGG GCCTGCATCAAAGTACTGGTAATGCTGCTGGTTAACTGGGTTTACGCTCTTGTTTGCATCGGAACCGTGTTCGTCGTTTGGTTCTACGTCGGCACCGCCAATCCTGCCGTAAAGCCGGGCCTGGCACAcgagtttcggtttttcgtgTGGATCAAGAACGTTGTTTTCCGGTGCTTTGG CAAACGAGTGAACGATTACGAGCAGGTCGTAGTCACGCAGTCTTGCCCGAACGTAAACCTTGCTTCGGCTCAGCTGAACGAAGAGAACGATGATTTTGCCTCACGGCGGCGCTATCACCAGACGGCGATCGTGCAAGGGCGTTACGTGGACGAAGTGTGA
- the LOC128267728 gene encoding mediator of RNA polymerase II transcription subunit 10, producing the protein MTSPLENLENFLEMFIENVRQIRIIVSDFQPQGQNVLNQKIQSLVSGLQEIDKLKHQIDVNVPLEVFDYIDQGRNPQLYTKDCIDKALTKNEEVKGKIDSYRKFKSNLMKELSETFPIEISKYKAIRGDE; encoded by the coding sequence ATGACTTCACCGTTGGAAAATTTGGAGAACTTCCTGGAGATGTTTATCGAAAATGTGCGACAGATTCGCATCATCGTGAGCGACTTTCAGCCCCAGGGACAGAACGTGCTGAATCAAAAAATTCAATCGCTAGTTTCGGGGCTTCAGGAGATCGATAAGCTGAAGCACCAGATTGACGTGAACGTTCCGCTGGAGGTTTTCGACTACATCGACCAGGGCCGCAACCCGCAACTGTACACGAAGGACTGCATCGACAAGGCACTGACAAAGAACGAGGAAGTGAAGGGAAAGATCGACTCATACCGAAAATTCAAGAGCAACCTGATGAAGGAGCTAAGCGAAACGTTCCCGATCGAGATCAGCAAGTACAAGGCGATCCGAGGCGATGAATAG
- the LOC128267956 gene encoding survival of motor neuron-related-splicing factor 30 has product MADDLQNYKLQLQQVEAALLTDPENAELLKLKQDLDEVIELTKDLIKAQQEPEQKKSAYIEPATSSYLDGGSGAEKKQSKPAKVWKVGDKVSAKWIEDGQYYEATIESIAETGEVNVVFEAYQNRSTTTISELREHKTRNEVFPANSNKRMRHNQKEYLKKKKMKKIQRFKELEEERECEKNKWLQFSAKSTKKSGVKAKSIFASPENVNGRVGIGTCGVSGKPMTEFSHGEKYRKGI; this is encoded by the exons ATGGCTGACGATTTGCAAAATTATAAACTACAACTGCAACAG GTGGAAGCGGCGCTGTTGACCGATCCGGAAAATGCTGAGCTACTCAAGCTGAAACAGGACCTGGACGAAGTGATCGAGCTCACGAAGGATCTGATCAAGGCACAGCAAGAACCGGAACAGAAGAAATCTGCATACATCGAacccgccaccagcagctacCTCGACGGGGGTTCGGGcgcggaaaagaaacaatctAAACCGGCAAAGGTATGGAAGGTGGGTGATAAGGTTTCCGCTAAGTGGATTGAAGACGGACAGTACTATGAAGCCACCATAGAGTCGATCGCGGAAACGGGTGAGGTGAACGTAGTGTTCGAAGCCTACCAAAACCGAAGCACCACGACTATAAGCGAACTGAGGGAgcacaaaacaagaaacgaagTGTTTCCGGCTAACAGCAATAA ACGCATGCGACACAATCAGAAGGAGTAcctgaagaagaagaaaatgaaaaagattcAGCGGTTCAAGGAACTGGAAGAAGAGCGCGAGTgtgagaaaaacaaatggctaCAGTTTTCGGCCAAATCGACCAAGAAGTCGGGCGTAAAGGCGAAAAGCATTTTTGCATCTCCGGAAAACGTAAACGGCCGCGTCGGCATTGGCACGTGCGGTGTGTCTGGTAAGCCTATGACGGAGTTTTCACACGGAGAGAAGTATCGAAAAGGAATCTAA
- the LOC128267957 gene encoding peflin, translated as MAYQGGYPQQQYGGGGYGQHPAAAYGAGGYGGYAPPPQQPAVSPEIQNIFRNIDKDNTGRINNRELQQALINGRGDHFSDTACNLMISMFDRNKTGTVDIFDFEKLYNYINQWLQVFKNFDRDASGHIEESELTQALTQMGFRFSPPFIQYLIAKNDPINRKEISVDQFIVTCIQIQRFTDAFRVRDTEQKGVITIGFEDFLGIALSMCS; from the exons ATGGCTTATCAG GGTGGTTatccccagcagcagtacggAGGAGGAGGCTACGGCCAACACCCGGCAGCCGCGTACGGCGCAGGAGGCTATGGAGGATATGCGCCACCACCCCAGCAGCCGGCGGTCAGTccggaaattcaaaacattttccgcAACATCGACAAGGACAACACGGGGCGCATCAACAATCGGGAACTGCAGCAAGCACTGATCAACGGACGCGGTGATCATTTCTCCGACACGGCCTGTAATTTGATGATCA GCATGTTTGATCGAAACAAGACCGGAACGGTAGACATCTTTGACTTCGAGAAGCTGTACAACTACATTAACCAGTGGCTGCAGGTGTTTAAGAACTTTGACCGGGACGCGTCGGGCCACATCGAGGAGAGCGAGCTAACGCAGGCCCTGACGCAGATggggtttcgcttttcgccccCCTTCATTCAGTACCTGATCGCGAAGAATGATCCGATCAACCGGAAGGAGATCTCGGTCGATCAGTTCATCGTAACGTGCATCCAGATACAGCGCTTTACCGATGCGTTCCGCGTGCGGGACACTGAGCAGAAGGGCGTCATCACAATCGGGTTCGAAGATTTTCTCGGCATTGCTCTGTCGATGTGTTCCTAA